A genomic region of Alistipes megaguti contains the following coding sequences:
- a CDS encoding acyl-CoA dehydrogenase family protein: MANFFSDNKDLQFQLDHPLMRKIVELKERGFAEKDLYDYAPQDFDDAMDNYRRVLEIAGQVCGDVIAPNAEGVDHEGPRVVNDHVEYASGTVENMKAVVDAGLSGMTLPRKYDGLNFPLICFVMANEMVARADASFENIWGLQDCAETLNEFASEEQKEKYLKWVSAGATCAMDLTEPDAGSDLGSVMLKATWSEERQTWLLNGVKRFITNGDGEVSLVLARTEEGTTDARGLSMLVYDKRDGGVKVRRIENKLGIKGSPTCELVFTNAPAQLVGDRKMGLIKYVMSLMNAARLGIGAQSVGLCEAAYREALKYAHERAQFGKPIIEFTAVSEMLSNMKAKLQGARALLYETARFVEVYKQYSHISHERSLEPEERQEMKFYNRLADGFTPLVKLFSSEYANQLAYDAIQIHGGSGFMKDYPCERLYRDARIMNIYEGTSQLQVVAAINAVTKGTFVEQIGRYAAEEYAETMAPVVARLKALTVKFTEMVAHVEAGEKEAQGFKDFHARRLVETAGHIIIGYLLARQAGKATEYEASARIFAKLAEGKITEAYTYVMNSTPEDVALFKGVEAETL; this comes from the coding sequence ATGGCTAATTTCTTTTCAGATAACAAGGATTTGCAGTTCCAGCTCGATCACCCGCTGATGCGGAAGATCGTGGAGCTGAAGGAGCGCGGTTTCGCCGAGAAGGATCTCTACGACTACGCGCCGCAGGATTTCGACGATGCGATGGACAACTACCGTCGCGTGCTGGAGATTGCCGGCCAGGTGTGCGGCGACGTCATCGCGCCCAATGCCGAGGGTGTCGACCACGAGGGTCCGCGCGTGGTGAACGACCACGTGGAGTATGCTTCGGGAACGGTCGAGAACATGAAGGCCGTGGTTGATGCCGGACTGAGCGGCATGACTCTCCCGCGCAAGTACGACGGTCTGAACTTCCCGCTGATCTGCTTCGTTATGGCCAACGAGATGGTGGCCCGCGCCGATGCCAGCTTCGAGAACATCTGGGGACTGCAGGACTGCGCCGAGACGCTCAACGAGTTCGCTTCGGAGGAGCAGAAGGAGAAATACCTGAAGTGGGTTTCGGCCGGTGCGACGTGCGCCATGGACCTCACGGAGCCCGATGCCGGTTCGGATCTGGGTTCGGTGATGCTGAAGGCCACCTGGTCGGAGGAGCGGCAGACGTGGCTGCTCAACGGCGTGAAGCGTTTCATTACGAACGGCGACGGCGAGGTTTCGCTCGTCCTGGCCCGTACGGAGGAGGGAACGACCGACGCCCGCGGTCTGTCGATGCTCGTCTATGACAAGCGCGACGGCGGCGTGAAGGTGCGCCGCATCGAGAACAAGCTGGGTATCAAGGGCTCGCCGACGTGCGAACTGGTCTTCACGAACGCTCCGGCCCAGCTGGTCGGCGATCGGAAGATGGGTCTGATCAAGTACGTCATGTCGCTGATGAATGCCGCGCGTCTGGGTATCGGAGCCCAGTCGGTGGGTCTGTGCGAGGCTGCTTACCGCGAGGCGCTGAAGTATGCCCACGAGCGTGCACAGTTCGGCAAACCGATCATCGAGTTCACCGCCGTTTCGGAGATGCTCTCGAACATGAAGGCCAAGCTGCAGGGTGCCCGTGCGCTGCTCTATGAGACGGCTCGCTTCGTCGAGGTCTACAAGCAGTACTCGCACATCTCGCACGAGCGCTCGCTGGAGCCCGAAGAGCGCCAGGAGATGAAGTTCTACAACCGTCTGGCCGACGGCTTCACGCCGCTGGTGAAGCTCTTCTCGTCGGAGTATGCCAACCAGCTGGCCTACGACGCCATCCAGATCCACGGCGGTTCGGGCTTCATGAAGGATTACCCCTGCGAGCGGCTGTACCGCGACGCCCGTATCATGAACATCTACGAGGGTACGTCGCAGTTGCAGGTCGTGGCGGCGATCAACGCCGTGACGAAGGGTACGTTCGTCGAGCAGATCGGCCGCTATGCCGCCGAGGAGTATGCGGAGACGATGGCTCCGGTGGTTGCCAGGCTCAAGGCTCTGACGGTGAAGTTTACGGAGATGGTGGCTCACGTCGAGGCCGGCGAGAAGGAGGCCCAGGGCTTCAAGGATTTCCATGCCCGCCGACTGGTCGAGACGGCCGGTCACATCATCATCGGCTACCTGCTGGCCCGTCAGGCCGGCAAGGCGACGGAGTACGAGGCTTCGGCCCGCATCTTCGCCAAACTGGCCGAGGGCAAGATCACCGAGGCCTACACTTACGTAATGAACTCCACGCCGGAGGATGTCGCCCTGTTCAAGGGTGTCGAGGCGGAGACGCTTTAG
- the glsA gene encoding glutaminase A: MIRKIDKKTVGEVLRAAYDHCKSETSGKNADYIPFLKNVPSTLFGIAATLPDGSLLTVGDTDYRFGIESVSKVPTALLVMEQYSDREVLHKIGADATGLPFNSIMAILLENDHPSTPLVNAGAIAACSMVKPAGDSTGKWRAIVDFLTALAGSPVEVIDELYRSESDTNFNNRSIAWLLKNYNRIYDQPEMALDLYTRQCSIGVTAAQLATVAATIANGGVNPQTGKRVFRAELTPRIVSLMATVGFYEHTGDWLFQTGLPAKSGVGGGIMGVVPGVMGLASFAPPLDSAGNSVRAQKALAYIARELDLNLFGTTRCMVTTPASAEV; the protein is encoded by the coding sequence ATGATTCGTAAAATCGACAAAAAGACGGTCGGCGAGGTCCTCCGGGCGGCCTACGACCACTGCAAGAGCGAAACCAGCGGCAAGAATGCCGACTATATTCCCTTTCTGAAGAACGTGCCGTCGACGCTCTTCGGCATCGCAGCCACGCTGCCCGACGGCTCGCTTCTGACGGTCGGCGACACCGACTACCGCTTCGGCATCGAATCCGTGTCGAAGGTCCCGACGGCACTGCTCGTCATGGAGCAGTACAGCGACCGCGAGGTGCTGCACAAGATCGGCGCCGACGCCACGGGACTCCCCTTCAACTCGATCATGGCCATCCTGCTCGAGAACGACCACCCCTCCACGCCGCTGGTCAACGCCGGAGCCATCGCAGCCTGTTCGATGGTCAAACCCGCAGGCGACAGCACGGGCAAGTGGCGCGCGATCGTCGACTTTCTCACGGCGCTGGCCGGATCGCCCGTCGAGGTGATCGACGAGCTCTACCGCTCCGAAAGCGACACCAACTTCAACAACCGCTCGATCGCCTGGCTGCTGAAGAACTACAACCGCATCTACGACCAACCCGAAATGGCGCTGGATCTCTACACGCGGCAGTGTTCGATCGGCGTGACGGCCGCACAACTGGCCACCGTGGCGGCGACGATTGCCAACGGCGGAGTCAATCCGCAGACGGGCAAACGGGTCTTCCGCGCCGAGCTGACGCCGCGCATCGTCTCGCTGATGGCCACCGTGGGCTTCTACGAACACACGGGCGACTGGCTCTTCCAGACGGGGCTTCCGGCCAAATCGGGGGTCGGCGGCGGCATCATGGGCGTCGTACCGGGCGTCATGGGTCTCGCCTCCTTCGCACCCCCGCTCGACTCGGCCGGCAACTCCGTCCGGGCGCAGAAGGCCCTGGCCTACATCGCCCGTGAACTGGACCTCAACCTCTTCGGCACCACCCGCTGCATGGTGACCACTCCGGCCTCGGCCGAGGTCTGA